CACCTGCCTATACTTTCAGTAGATAGAACTGGGAGTTCCATGACAGCATGATGTTGGTATCATACCATGGGCTGAAGCCAGTAGAGCTGTTTTGGGCAGGGTGGAGGAAGACCTCTCAAAAAGACTCTTGCTAGTGCAGCAGATCAGGGGGTTGGAATTGTGGTCCAAGCCCCATGTTGTTCAATAGAACTCACTTCCAGGAAAATGTACAGAGGTTTCAGCCTAAATCACAAGTACTTGGAGACAGAAGCAAGAGTCACCACAGGGCTAAGGGTGGGATCTCCAGACCAGCAGTCTCATTTGCctcatttcatttcagttttgtCGGAAAAGATCAAGGGTAACTGGTCAAAACAGGGTTTAAACATACAGCACTGAGGGGGATGTATGACTCCAGTTCAAGGTAAATAGTTCCTAAGAACAAAGCACTGCAGGGTACTTAATGGAACATCAGAGGATTCCTCCCTGCATGGTTTATTCAAATTCATTGtaataaaagaaaacagcatCCAATTATATTTTCTGGCCCGAGATAAGTTGGTGATTTCTGGGCAATGTGTGGTGTCTTCATTCAGTTTCCAATGTCACTTGGTTTAAcacagaaggcagccctgttaaggaaagtttttaatgtttgatgttttatcacccagccagatgggcggggtataaataataaattattattattattacatgtttcATGTTCTAAATTCTCCCAAAGATGTGCTGCaatgcgatggggtgagctcccatttctcggtacctgctcctgcccacctagcagttcgaaagcacgtcaaagtgcaagtagataaataggtacagctccagcgggaaggtaaatggcgtttccgtgcgctgctctctggttcgccagaagcagcttagtcatgctggccacatgacccggaagctgtacgccggctctctcggccagtaaagcgaaatgagtgccgcaaccccagagtcgtccgtgactggacctaatggtcaggggtcccttgacctttacctagCCAGCTGCCAGATGGTAGCGATAGCAATCAGACAAGATTTGAATGTTTTGCTTGGGTCAAGTTGACCCAAAACCAAGAATCAAAGAAAACTGTTGACAGTAACGTAAGTTCCTTTCAGCTACCCAAAATCAAAAAGGTGTGTGCTGATTATCTGCTATTTAGCTACATGTATCCATGGGTATAAGGacatggatggcgctgtggtctaaaccacagagcctagggcttgccgatcagaaggtcggcggttcaaatccctgcgatggggtgagatcccgttgctcagtcccagctcctgtcaacctagcagttcgaaagcacgtaaagtacaagtagattattaggtactgctctggtgggaaggtaaatggtgtttctgtgcactgctctggttcgccagaagtggcttagtcatgctggccacatgacccggaagctgtctgtagacaaaaaccagctctctcagcctatagagcgagatgagcgctgcaaccccagagtcgtccgtgactggaccttatCACCACTTTAATAAGCCCTCGGGAATATGCAGGTTTTTTTGCAGGCTAGACTTCATTCTTAATTGTTACACACAAAAAACTTACCACAGGGCACGATAACTTCTCACTGTCACATACATGCGTCTCACAGTGCAGCCACACCTTGGAGAGTTTGGGAATATTCCGGAACCGAAATGCATTAAACTGGAAGGTCGCTCGGCTGTCTTTTCCATTTTCATGCACTATGATGGTGTCATCTGTTGGGCACCTGAGCCACATGATAACAGGCACTCTTAGAAAGAGAAGAACCATAAGGCACCCCTTTTCTTCTGCTATCTCTAATACTATCACTGTATTTATTGTGGCTATTGCAAGAACATAGCATGGTTTCTATGACAAACTGAGTACCTCTGTTAGATTCAGTTGTGTAAAAAGAAGCTGTGATTGGACAAAAATGAGAGAGTGAAATGTCTGTCCTATATACTTCTGGTTGATTGAAAACAGTAGTAATGTTGTAGAGAACAGGGTAGCCAAAATAGTGTCCTTGTCCTATAAATGtcgttggactgcaactcccatcatctttgaccaatatctatgttggctggggctgatggggatggTAGTCCAACATGTGGAGAGCATCAACTTGGCCACCACTtggtgtaaaaaaataataataaaaaatcaccaCTACAGGAAGTGAAACCTTGGATCAAAACCCCTAATGATTTGCTCAAACCACATCGTAtgcagtggtacttcgggttaagaacttaattcgttctgaaggtccgttcttaacccgaaactgttcttaacctgaggtaccactttagctaatggggcctcctgttaccgccgcacaatttctgttctcatcctgaagcaaagttcttaacctgaggtactatttctgggttagcggagtctgtaacctgaagcatctgtaacccgaggtaccactgtactaatcaCACAGGCAAACACTATGTCACAtgtactattatttatttattacctgcccttcaccctaaggtccaagggtgggttacaacattaaagcactatattattattatttttaaaacagcctACAATGATAgcaaataaggtgggtcctaaaaacatgcATCTCAAATGTCAAAGGTCAGAGGTATGTCTTCAGCATTCTCCAGAAACTGGATAATGAAGCTGCCAGCTgtgcctctgtggggagggatttCCACtacttaggggccaccacagacaATGCCCTCTCCCGGGCTGCCATCCCCCAAGCCCCTGAGGACAGAGAAACTACCAAGAGGCCCCCTCTTCCGATCTCAGCACCCAAGAgtgaaggaggtggtctttcatatatttggggcctgagttgTATAATATTACTAGAAAAAGTACTTCAGGTGACAATAAGTCTAGCCTAAATTTTATTCTATTAACTTCAGGATGGCATTGGTTTCTTAAGATATGCTTACAGTTCCATTTCATGTCAGTAATGTTTATGTCGACCTTCTCACAAATTTACCTACCCCTTAGTTATCAGAGGCCACTGGACTGGAAAGAAATATTCTGATGAGGGGGTTGCCCAACAGTTAGTCAGAACTACTTTAAATCTGAGGAGACAGAGAGATGTGAGTACCAGACGAGTGAAAATTTCAATGATAATTTCACATTGGTGTTGATTTATGAAAAGTTGCACCTGCTACTTAAGCCCTTTGCTTCTATGCCAGCAAATATGTCTGAACCAATTTCTGAAGTTTCAACTACGAAGGGGGCTTCCTTCTTGGTTGTAAACTTGGCATTCTGAGAGGGAAAATGGAGGAATGGGTTAGTAATGCAAAGGAGGAACAGCAAAAGCTTAACAATTAGATATAAATATACTCTGTAACCAGCAATTTCCACTTTGTTTCCTCCTAtgccattttttttctgtgtttcATTCATTTCTCTTCAAATTCTTATGATGTTTGCCCTAAATTGGCTCAAAAAAAGGATGCCTTGAAGTCGAGTGTGTAATGCTTCAATGAAAGCTCAAGAAATGTGGCTTTGAAGGAACTATTCCATGCAAATCACTAAACAGCCACATATAAAGGACAACAACAAGCTTATCTATATCAGAGGGGAAATAACCATTTATTGGCAACATCCAGCTACCAGTTTGCCATAGCCAGCCATGCAGTGTTGAATGAGGAAAACCACACATTTCTCTGGTGAGCACGGCCCAAGATTAATTGTCCATGAAGCATCAAATCACTCAATGTCTTCTCAAATTCCAATGCTAAAACTGCCGGGTGAAATGACTCAAATACAAAATTGATTCAGTGATACCTGTATACATTACATAACACACACAACCTGGTTGATGCATGCTATGGAAGATATTTGTGATGTGGAAAATTGTCAGAAAGGAAGATAGTGAAATGACTTCGCAACTGAACTCCCCCCTCCCAAGGTTTTCTCTCATGATAATTACATTGCATTAAGAATAGAAGAAGCTATTCTATTAAGAatagaagaagctgccttataccaagttggaccacttagctcagtattgtggaCCATTTGCAGGCAAAGTATGTGTTTTGACACTGAGCTACCTTAGTTATTTCAGTGCTCAAAAAGGCTCAATCGGTCAGTGTCAAACCACTTGTTGGGTTGCAGCCTATTCTTAATAGTATAACAGTTTTTCAGAAGAGCAGTAAGAACTCGGGCACAACAAATTTAATTCTGAAAAAAGAAGTTGATATATAACCAAGCCACACGAGCTGGTGAAATGTACATAAATACATAAGAAAACAAAgtaagcctgcaggatcaggctaatgggtcatctagtccagcatcctattctcaaagtggccaggcacatgcctgcaggaaacccacaaatACAACAGCATTCTCCTCTCCTGTTTAGCACAATTCACCCCCAAGCCACAGCTAGTTAAGTAACTGTTATAGACAATTTTCCAACAGTCTTTTATTCTAGGCGTACTGAAACAAGGAATATAAACACCAACACAGTGCAGTTTCAGTGACATTCTATTACTTTAGGGTCATGGGAAAACGTCAGTCACCTGACCCCATGGAGAGAATCTCTGCTAGAGTATCTTGAGGTCTGGCCTCTTCAGTTATTCATGGCAAAATCTGGGCCACcctctgtctgaaatttgacagaAAGAGATTTGGAGTTGATTTCTATTCAAGCACTGAGTGTGCTCACACATACTGTACCAAAATACTGAAAGGGGGTTAGAACTTTCAGTTAAAAGCCTTATAACCTGGAACAAACACGAGAAACCAAACACAAAGCGGAATAAAGATCCCAAGAGAACAATAAGCATCTTCTCGATTCAGAGGATAGCTAGGCAAATTTCAGGGGGAATGAAAGGAACTTCTATGCGTAGCGAGACCTAAAAGACAAGATAGTCATTGCCCTTTGTTTGTGGCTTTTGGGAGGGTTTAATGGCGTCGGTTACAgcactggtgcagaatgctgagAGTACAGTGCTTGGACCACAGTTTGGAACTGCAAATATATAAAGAAGATGTAGAAAGCAGTCTGCATAGTACATTGTTACACGATCAGTTTAATAAACAATCAGATCCTAACGGCATGTTTGGTGTCATGTAGGGAAGAATCTCAATGTTGGGTTCATTTGCTACAAAATTTGAATTAACATAATTCAAGTGCATAGAATAATTGAGTGGTACCAGACCAGCCTATAATACAGCAGATGTTTACATAAGTAATGAATTGTTTTACTGCAAGGCATATGCTCATCATGTGAGCCAAGGGGCCCATAAATTAAAAATCTTAAAATCTACATGGTTACAGTCAAATTGTGGCTCTGGCATCTGGTGCAAAAACTGAGTTGATACATGCGTGCCCATTATCACCCAGTGACTACAGCATCAAGCGATGATTTATATAAGTGAAACTTCTTGGCACACAATGAATAGTACAGagcccacaccacaccacactacTAGAAACACAATGCGGAGCTGCCATTCTGTGAATGGGAGAATTTCTTCCATTTGCAGAATGAGTTTGAATCCAGGTGAAGCTCCAATGACCAGAAGTGGAGAAGAGGAGAGTTTCACCATTTCTTCCTGCATCCCCCAGGACATCTCTTAAAGGGACTCCAAACTGCCTCATGCAGATTTTGGGGGCACAGGTAGAACCAATGCCTGAAATCATGCCATTCCACAAGCAGAACTCCAATGAATTATTGATTTAACCCaaatatttttgaatgcaatCTGTTTATAATATTGAATAAGAAATGCTTAAGTGATGAATGTACATGCACGTATCCTATTATGCAGACTAATAGGAAACCCTTGTGCCTGTATTCTGTTATGCATACTAATGCCCCATAGCCAAAAGAGCATTAACCACACATGGGTGAGAAGGTATCCACAGGCTTGGATGAAgcacaagaaataataataatggtttagGAAAAAACTAAGGGATGAGAAATCCAGTGAGGATGAGCATGTTTAAGGCCATGGAATGCTGGAgagggtaaaaaaaaaggaaaaggaaaatgtggGAGGAAAGGGAATGGAATGAAAGAATGTATGACTGGATTGATGGCAAAATTTTGCTGCAATCTTACTTGTTTGAAACCTAAAAACCACTGTTAAGGCTCGCTGGTTTGTGTAGCCTATGGTACCTCCAAAGAGTAATATTTCTAACATAATGGTCTACAATCAAATTTTCATTTACATTTGGTAAAATGGAGGAAGTCActtatgtatttgtgtatttttggAGAAGTTATCAAATGCCCTCTTCACTTCACCATTGCACCACTGAAAAATTTACAGTGGAAGACAGCAGACAGACACAGAGGGTACTTACAGAATAGAAGTTGAGGGACAGCTGGCTTTCAAATGAACCGGAGCTGCCATTCTTCACATGGATAGTTGCCACTCTAAAAGAGGCAGGAAATGTCACATGACTGAATCATACACTGTTGAATGCAGAGTGAGGCAAATGCTAGAAGACGGAGGCCAATTGAATCGAGGCAGAGTTACCTTTGGTCAAAGGCAGCATGGTTCACCAGATAGTTTGCATGGTATGTGCATGTAAATGAGTAGTTTACAGGCTGGCTCTTCACAATCACGGAGGTGTCATTGGAGACGATGGAGTTATAGAAATGATAGATGGGGCTTTTGAACTGCAACCATGAAAAGATCAAGAGGTAAACGGTGACACTGCATACGCCAGTTTTGTTTTACACAGTCACGTCAAGAGTTCACTTCTACATTATCTCAAATTTCCGAAATAGTAAACACACATGAGAGAACATGCGGGAAGCAGACTATGACTGATCAGGTGAAATAGGCTTTTGCCAACAAAAAGTCATGCCCTGTAAATAAGTTGGTCATTAAAGTCcgtgggttgtttttgtttttgttttgttttgtttttgctccaaaCTTTTAGGCTGGGTAATAAATATCACCTCTGTAATCTAGAGTCCCTCAGCAACTGTGAAATAGATTTgcagtgctttattttattttttaaaatgtcttgtaGTTATCAGTTGGTTTAGACATAAACATACACCCAAATCTCCATTCAGATCTTCCCCACATGTACAAGggaatgtgtgaagtaggagtgtGATCTGCACTGTTAGCCCTAGGTATACACATATTTAGTACAGGGTCTGCATAGGGGTGTGTGGCGCGGCACCCATGATTTTACATGTGCCGCAACTGTGAAAATCTCCCTAGTGCACATTGCTGTACAGATGTCATTTTAAATGCCTGTACATTGAATGGATAGGGCCAGCAGTGTGGGCTCCATCAGGGTGAAGCTATCAGGGATTAAATATAAATTTTTAACAATGGATCTATATAAAACAATATTGAAAAGGTATAAGAGATATTGTGAATCTATTGTTTttcaaattataaataaaaaaagttgtTGTAAAACTGGTGAAAGTCTCAGGAAAGGCATGAACAGCTTCATACATTTATTGGACACAGTCACCACCCAAATTGGGTAAAGAAGAGTTTATACTTTGGCTACTTACATCAGATTGAGTTCCACAGTATGACTTATTTTTGGGTGACAAATCTGGGATTGTAAACTGGTAATATCCTGACTCATGGACCCCGTTGTAGCAAATTCCTCCAAGAGCCAGTTGATTAACTTCCCATCCATAAGGACATTCGGGGATTCTTGCGATTATGGTTTTAGGATAACAGTACACCAAAATGGCATCTAGAagtaaggaaaaaaaggggggggagcacttcTAGAGCATGGTTAAGTGATTACAAATTGCTCCTCTATCATTATTTTGCAAATGCCAGCCTGGGCCTCATCAGTGAAAACACAAGTTCCAAGGCTTAGCTCTGGTAAGCCTGGACTCTAATCAAGTTTTCAGCTTGGCAACTAGTTGCTTCTCCAGATGTTCAAAGTACATTCAATAAATGCATGTGGTAGAAGGCAGAAGGCTGCAACCCCAATGTACACATGTTCATTAGGATGCCTGGAGGGTATGTCCATGCCATATAATGTtcagatggatgaatctgtcactttcagtttctctcagtttctcatttcctgtcttcagttttctacatttacacatcagtttgcaattaaagcagtgctttttttcttcttctaaaaagatgtttaggggtacaggtactgtcattttcctactcatattgaaatactgcccctcaatgaggctaaacttagattcacaaaatgtttaggggtatgcgtcccccagaaaaaggcactgaattaaaaaggaaaataataatcagcTGCTAACATTTCAGTTTAACTACTGCCATTACCAGTTTAACAGGTACTCTTAACATGGGCTGGGGCAGTTACACTTCCAAAGCAAGAACAGGGACACTGGCTCACATTAATCCACCATTTATGAAAACAACAGGCCCTTAAATTCAACAATTTGTGTTCCGGTACTGCGTTTCAGTGATGAGGTGACCAATGCCGATGGAAAAGCCAAAGGATACATGGTCCAAACAGTCTAATCACAATATTGTGAGATCTCATGGAGCACACAGCACGTTCTCATTTTGCCTCAAGCGATGAAACAAGGCTTGCCGCTTCTGTGTTGCACCATCTATTGTACCACCTGTTGTGTGGCCATTTTTCACTAGGATTCTTGTGCTGGATTTCATACTGCACAACCAATATTATGCTTTTGCAACAGTCCTTGCACCGGCAGTCAGAGAACATTCAATCCAAGCCCATATATACATTGTCATAAACAGGTTGTAATGAATATCTGTGTAGAAAGCTGAGGATCTCTTGATAAATAAAACTAAGCAGTTTGAAGCGTATTTAACTGCAAAAAGTTGACATAGCTGGAATAGTATGCAGCTATTTTACCTGCTTTGTTTGGACTGCAACGTGCCACAATGCCTCGAGCCAAGATGACCCACAGGAGAAAAGCCACCATCACCATCTTTCCAAAGATATGTAAATACTAAGAAAACCAAGACTTGATTTTCCAAAATGATGCTGGACGTTGAGAAGGATTCACATGTATCAAACTTCTTTGAAGTGCCTGTGAATTACCAGAAGTGTGAAATGTAAACTCTTCTATCCAAAATGAGTTAAGTGCAATTCCCAACACAAACTATTAAAATCTACTGCATTTTGAATCTTTCCCTTCCATGTTCTTACAGCACAACCTTATCCCTATCAACTCaatagatacaggtaggtagccgtgttggtctgccatagtcaaaacaaaacaaacttccgtttcagtgtatctgaagaagtgtgcatgcacacgaaagctcataccaagaacaaacttagttgatctctaaggtgctactggaaggaatttttttattttgtttcgttttaACTCAATAGATAGATCATATTGAGACCAGTGGGTTTGAGGGTACTGGATTGCAACCTTTATCTTCTATCTAAGAAGAGACCTGTGTCATAAGAAATTAATTACTAATGCCTTCtttcattttatgttttaaacaaactttttttatataaaaaagaggtaAAATGGGATCTGGAGGAGAAATACTAAATCTGACAGTGAATAGGATTGGAGAGAAAGCATACACTGGAGAAAAGAAAATATCTCATTAGAAGGCAAGAGAAAAGTCAAAGTAGCAAAAATATTTTACACATTCATtgatttggcattgtaatttctATTGTTAACTGGATGATTTTGTGCCTTGTATCCAAACATTCTTTCACATGAGCGTAATTATTGCTATTCTACCTcacaaattataattataatctaAAACAATGTATTCTGAAGCTTAATATTTCTGTGAGATCAcctgttttaaagccacccaTAATACATTACTCATAATGAtatttatttcaaattaaaaaaattacacaaaTCATACCCTGAACACTGAAAGCCATTTTTAGCATtaccattttatattttatcattGTAATCCATCTAGGCATCTGTCTGATGTTTTCAATCAATCTCATAATTTGTTTCAAAATATATTACACAATATTTTCAAACACACATTTTACTAGTATTACATTTCCGTTTCATTCGCCTATCTACGTCCAGGAAAATGTTTAGAGCATCATACATACAGCATTGGAACAAGGTTGCAGATCAAGCTGTTCATTATCTCTGTTTAAAATGAAAGAGGGTATGTTTGCTTTTCCCAAGGTGTTCTTTCAAACAGCACCAGCTGGCATTATCTTTGCTTTATATAGGCCATCTTGTAAAAGGAGCCCCTGCGTATTCAGCCTTGATTAGCCCTTGTGGGGAAACAGGGTTGGATGGATAACAGGTTAGATCACTCACTTTCCCAATACAAGCAGTCCAAGTTTTTCAGTATTCAGTATTCTAGTGTCAAGTTG
The sequence above is drawn from the Lacerta agilis isolate rLacAgi1 chromosome 5, rLacAgi1.pri, whole genome shotgun sequence genome and encodes:
- the TECTB gene encoding beta-tectorin, which encodes MVMVAFLLWVILARGIVARCSPNKADAILVYCYPKTIIARIPECPYGWEVNQLALGGICYNGVHESGYYQFTIPDLSPKNKSYCGTQSDFKSPIYHFYNSIVSNDTSVIVKSQPVNYSFTCTYHANYLVNHAAFDQRVATIHVKNGSSGSFESQLSLNFYSNAKFTTKKEAPFVVETSEIGSDIFAGIEAKGLSSRFKVVLTNCWATPSSEYFFPVQWPLITKGCPTDDTIIVHENGKDSRATFQFNAFRFRNIPKLSKVWLHCETHVCDSEKLSCPVLCTNRRQRMEPTGGVLMAELTVNNRGLTKNYNLSGTYRAARSPRPANPGTQRRRVCAAPLRLMHASHVMRHTQRRIRSAYNALHMSAAP